Proteins encoded by one window of Pseudonocardia sp. HH130629-09:
- a CDS encoding Crp/Fnr family transcriptional regulator — MDEVLIRAGIFQGVEPQAAEALAEALETAEFSRGQVIFSEGEPGDRLYIVSGGKVKLGRKSPDGRENLLMVAGPSDMFGELSIFDPGPRTSSATAVTEVRCYTMDRAALREWIGKRPEIAEQLLRVLARRLRRTNNMLADLIFTDVPGRVAKSLLQLARQFGSQESGLLRVTHDLTQEEIAQLVGASRETVNKALADFAHRGWLRLEGKSVLILEPERLARRAR, encoded by the coding sequence GTGGACGAGGTACTGATCCGGGCAGGGATCTTCCAAGGTGTGGAGCCCCAGGCCGCCGAGGCGCTGGCCGAAGCTCTGGAGACTGCCGAGTTCTCCCGCGGGCAGGTCATCTTCTCCGAGGGGGAGCCCGGCGACCGCCTCTACATCGTGTCCGGTGGGAAGGTGAAGCTCGGTCGGAAGTCCCCCGACGGCCGGGAGAACCTCCTCATGGTGGCCGGACCGTCGGACATGTTCGGCGAGCTGTCGATCTTCGACCCGGGCCCGCGCACGTCCTCGGCGACCGCGGTCACGGAGGTGCGGTGCTACACGATGGACCGCGCCGCGCTGCGGGAGTGGATCGGCAAGCGGCCGGAGATCGCCGAGCAGCTGCTGCGCGTGCTGGCCCGCCGCCTGCGCCGCACCAACAACATGCTCGCCGACCTGATCTTCACCGACGTTCCGGGCCGGGTGGCGAAGTCGCTGCTGCAGCTCGCACGCCAGTTCGGTTCCCAGGAGTCGGGGCTGCTGCGGGTCACCCACGACCTCACGCAGGAGGAGATCGCGCAGCTCGTCGGCGCCTCCCGCGAGACCGTCAACAAGGCGCTCGCCGACTTCGCGCACCGCGGCTGGCTGCGCCTGGAGGGCAAGAGCGTGCTGATCCTGGAGCCGGAGCGGCTCGCGCGCCGCGCGCGCTGA
- the nth gene encoding endonuclease III, translating into MGRARRVNRILRALAEAYPHAHCELDFTTPLDLAVATILSAQCTDERVNQVTPALFTRYPAAADYAGADRTELEELIRSTGFYRNKATSLIGLGAAVVERHGGELPSTLDELVKLPGIGRKTANVILGNAFGVPGITVDTHFGRLVRRWGWTTEEDPVKVEHAIGELVPRRDWTIVSHHVIFHGRRVCHSRKPACGACTLAADCPAFGLGPTDPGEAAALVKGPERDHLLALAGIAGPSGDGR; encoded by the coding sequence ATCGGGCGAGCACGCCGGGTCAACCGCATCCTGCGGGCATTGGCCGAGGCCTATCCGCACGCGCACTGCGAGCTGGACTTCACCACCCCGCTCGATCTCGCCGTCGCGACGATCCTGTCCGCGCAGTGCACCGACGAGCGGGTCAACCAGGTCACCCCGGCACTGTTCACCCGGTACCCCGCCGCCGCGGACTACGCAGGCGCCGACCGGACCGAGCTCGAGGAGCTGATCCGCTCCACCGGCTTCTACCGGAACAAGGCGACGTCGCTGATCGGGCTGGGGGCCGCCGTCGTCGAGCGGCACGGCGGGGAGCTGCCGTCGACGCTGGACGAGCTGGTGAAGCTGCCGGGCATCGGGCGCAAGACCGCGAACGTCATCCTCGGCAACGCGTTCGGCGTCCCCGGGATCACCGTCGACACCCACTTCGGACGCCTGGTGCGCCGCTGGGGCTGGACGACCGAGGAGGACCCGGTCAAGGTCGAGCACGCGATCGGCGAGCTCGTCCCGCGCCGGGACTGGACGATCGTGTCCCACCACGTGATCTTCCACGGGCGCCGGGTCTGCCACTCCCGCAAACCGGCCTGCGGAGCCTGCACGCTCGCGGCGGACTGTCCCGCCTTCGGCCTCGGCCCCACCGATCCGGGCGAGGCCGCGGCGCTGGTCAAGGGGCCGGAACGGGACCATCTGCTCGCACTCGCGGGGATCGCGGGGCCCTCCGGGGACGGCCGGTGA
- a CDS encoding TlpA family protein disulfide reductase — protein MTRTGASRSEIVSTVVVVVLVAIAVWALWPSGSTTGGGAGSDPAASAAPADRSETDLAAADPQALAAARSSARLAPCPVPSGAAPAGPLAGITVPCLGADGRTDLGAALAGRPTLVNFWASWCVPCREELPALQAYAQRPGALPVLTVDVQDDPVAALTLSAQLGVTLPAVIDPQRAVRRALDTPPLLPVSYVTRADGGVAMVDPPVPFRTADDVAAAVERFR, from the coding sequence GTGACCAGGACAGGCGCCTCCCGCTCCGAGATCGTGTCGACCGTGGTCGTCGTCGTCCTGGTGGCGATCGCGGTCTGGGCACTGTGGCCCTCGGGATCCACCACGGGTGGGGGCGCCGGCAGCGACCCCGCGGCGAGCGCAGCCCCGGCCGACCGGTCCGAGACCGACCTCGCCGCCGCGGACCCGCAGGCTCTGGCCGCCGCGCGCTCCTCGGCCCGGCTGGCCCCCTGCCCTGTCCCGTCCGGCGCCGCACCGGCCGGTCCGCTCGCCGGGATCACCGTGCCGTGCCTGGGCGCCGACGGCCGCACCGACCTGGGCGCCGCCCTGGCCGGGCGTCCGACGCTGGTCAACTTCTGGGCGTCGTGGTGCGTGCCGTGCCGCGAGGAGCTGCCCGCACTGCAGGCCTACGCGCAGCGGCCCGGCGCACTGCCGGTGCTCACCGTCGACGTGCAGGACGACCCGGTGGCCGCGCTGACCCTGTCCGCGCAGCTGGGGGTCACCCTGCCGGCCGTGATCGACCCGCAGCGGGCCGTGCGCCGCGCGCTGGACACCCCGCCGCTGCTGCCGGTCAGCTACGTGACCCGCGCCGACGGCGGCGTCGCGATGGTGGACCCGCCCGTCCCGTTCCGGACCGCCGACGACGTCGCGGCCGCCGTGGAGCGGTTCCGGTGA
- a CDS encoding NUDIX hydrolase, whose amino-acid sequence MTAHADIPQVPEPDPSATPASLRPLVDGALGLDPAWFGWRRLPPDSGEPRRASVLMLFTDAGSGGPDVLLTERAATLRSHAGQVAFPGGRLDPTDTGPVHAALREAWEETGLDPSGVVPLTVLPDLFIPPTGFLVTPVLAHWASPSPVRVVDAAEVARVVRVPVAVLTDPANRFTVRGPRGHTGPAFDAGGLMVWGFTAGLLSALLQRSGWERPWDAGRVLDLDDAWARARRHEPEGVRVDDHGVVDR is encoded by the coding sequence GTGACCGCGCACGCGGACATTCCGCAGGTGCCCGAGCCCGACCCCTCGGCGACCCCGGCGTCGCTGCGCCCGCTCGTCGACGGGGCGCTGGGCCTGGACCCGGCCTGGTTCGGGTGGCGACGCCTGCCGCCCGACAGCGGCGAACCGCGCCGGGCCTCGGTGCTGATGCTGTTCACCGACGCGGGGTCCGGGGGACCGGACGTGCTGCTCACCGAGCGCGCGGCGACGCTGCGCTCGCACGCCGGGCAGGTCGCCTTCCCCGGCGGCAGGCTCGACCCGACCGACACCGGCCCGGTGCACGCCGCGCTGCGGGAAGCCTGGGAGGAGACCGGGCTGGACCCGTCGGGGGTCGTGCCGCTGACCGTCCTGCCGGACCTGTTCATCCCGCCCACCGGCTTCCTGGTGACCCCGGTGCTGGCGCACTGGGCGTCGCCGTCGCCGGTGCGGGTGGTCGACGCCGCCGAGGTCGCCCGGGTCGTCCGGGTCCCGGTGGCGGTCCTGACCGACCCGGCGAACCGGTTCACCGTGCGCGGCCCCAGGGGGCACACCGGCCCCGCCTTCGACGCCGGGGGCCTGATGGTCTGGGGTTTCACCGCGGGCCTGCTGTCCGCGCTGCTGCAGCGGTCCGGTTGGGAGCGTCCGTGGGACGCCGGCCGGGTCCTCGATCTCGACGACGCCTGGGCCCGGGCCCGGCGGCACGAACCGGAAGGAGTCCGGGTGGACGACCACGGCGTGGTGGACCGGTGA
- a CDS encoding MarP family serine protease: MSWVDVVVVILALLAAASGWRHGVAVALLSFAGVLTGAVLGLRLAPLLAGQVESQPGKVLLGIGVVVLLVALGEATGVYLGRFIRDRIRGEGTLKVDSTLGAGVQAVAVVVAAWLIALPLSSTSFSTLTSGLRDSRVLAGVDDVMPDAARKLPAELRQLLDDSGFPDVVSPFSRTPVAAVGPPDSALAQSPVVTEVRDRVLKVRGRAPSCRRALEGTGFVVAPQRVMTNAHVVAGTSSTTVEVTTSSGRTRQLDAQVVYYDPEVDVAVLDVPDLDEQPLQFSPDPAAVGDDVIILGYPLDGPYTVTPGKIRERIRLRGPDIYEQGSVLRDVYTVRAVVRSGNSGGPMITPDGRVVGVVFGAALDDTETGFVLTAEQVGQALNVAASGASSPADTGNCAS, from the coding sequence ATCAGCTGGGTCGACGTCGTCGTCGTGATCCTCGCTCTGCTGGCCGCGGCGTCCGGCTGGCGGCACGGGGTCGCGGTGGCACTGCTGTCGTTCGCCGGTGTGCTGACCGGCGCGGTGCTGGGGCTGCGGCTCGCCCCGTTGCTGGCCGGGCAGGTGGAGTCCCAGCCGGGGAAGGTGCTGCTCGGGATCGGTGTGGTGGTGCTGCTCGTCGCGCTCGGTGAGGCGACGGGCGTCTATCTCGGACGGTTCATCCGCGACCGGATCCGCGGCGAGGGCACCCTGAAGGTCGACTCCACCCTGGGCGCCGGCGTGCAGGCGGTCGCGGTGGTGGTGGCGGCCTGGCTGATCGCGCTGCCGCTGTCCTCGACGAGCTTCTCCACCCTGACCAGCGGCCTGCGCGACTCGCGGGTGCTCGCCGGGGTGGACGACGTGATGCCGGACGCGGCACGCAAGCTCCCCGCCGAGCTGCGCCAGCTCCTCGACGACTCCGGCTTCCCCGACGTCGTCAGCCCGTTCTCGCGGACACCGGTCGCCGCGGTCGGCCCGCCGGACTCCGCGCTCGCGCAGTCCCCGGTGGTCACCGAGGTCCGCGACCGGGTGCTGAAGGTGCGCGGGCGCGCCCCGTCCTGCCGTCGCGCGCTGGAGGGGACCGGGTTCGTCGTCGCCCCGCAGCGGGTGATGACCAACGCGCACGTCGTCGCCGGGACCTCCAGCACCACCGTCGAGGTGACGACGTCCAGCGGACGGACCCGCCAGCTCGACGCCCAGGTCGTCTACTACGACCCCGAGGTCGACGTGGCCGTGCTCGACGTGCCCGACCTCGACGAGCAGCCGCTGCAGTTCAGCCCGGACCCGGCCGCCGTCGGCGACGACGTGATCATCCTGGGCTACCCGCTGGACGGCCCGTACACGGTCACCCCTGGCAAGATCCGCGAGCGGATCCGGCTGCGCGGACCGGACATCTACGAGCAGGGCAGCGTGCTGCGCGACGTCTACACCGTCCGCGCGGTGGTGCGCTCCGGGAACTCCGGCGGCCCGATGATCACGCCCGACGGACGGGTGGTCGGCGTCGTGTTCGGCGCCGCGCTGGACGACACCGAGACCGGCTTCGTACTGACCGCCGAGCAGGTCGGGCAGGCGTTGAACGTGGCGGCGAGCGGCGCCTCGTCCCCCGCCGACACCGGGAACTGCGCCTCCTGA
- a CDS encoding MFS transporter — protein MTSADVTRTRRRWLVLTVGVFAQTAACSFVYGLPFVVPLLRDSAGLTLAQAGAYVGAPTVGLLCTLVLWGAAADRSGERGVMTIGLVLCALAVGMAALLPLGPGPALLVLLGLGGAGAASVFAASGRMVMGWFAVHERGTAMGIRQTSQPLGVAVAGLTLPTLGAAVGPFRALALPAVLCLVAAVLVLTLAPDPPRPQRPAGAEPERSPYRTSVLWRVHGASALLVVSQFAVSAFGTEYLVREQGWNVAAAGAFVACGQVAGAAGRIATGAWSDRVRSRLRPMRQVAVAATLVLLLFALGDAVAGWLAVTMLAVGAVVTVAPNGLAFTSTAEIAGPAWSGRALGVQNTGQNAVASVVPAALGLLVGTTGYAAAFAIAAVAPLAAVLVTPVREERRRQGDDV, from the coding sequence ATGACCTCCGCCGATGTGACCCGCACCCGGCGTCGCTGGCTGGTGCTCACGGTGGGGGTGTTCGCGCAGACGGCGGCCTGCTCGTTCGTCTACGGGCTGCCCTTCGTGGTGCCGCTGCTGCGCGACTCGGCCGGACTGACGCTGGCGCAGGCCGGCGCCTACGTCGGGGCCCCGACGGTGGGCCTGCTGTGCACCCTCGTCCTGTGGGGGGCGGCCGCGGACCGGTCCGGCGAACGCGGCGTGATGACGATCGGGCTCGTGCTGTGCGCGCTGGCCGTCGGGATGGCCGCACTGCTCCCGCTCGGGCCGGGTCCGGCGCTGCTGGTGCTGCTCGGGCTCGGCGGCGCGGGGGCAGCGTCGGTGTTCGCCGCCAGCGGCCGGATGGTGATGGGGTGGTTCGCCGTCCACGAGCGCGGGACCGCGATGGGCATCCGGCAGACCTCGCAGCCGCTGGGGGTCGCGGTGGCCGGCCTGACGCTGCCGACGCTCGGCGCGGCCGTCGGGCCGTTCCGGGCGCTGGCGCTGCCCGCGGTGCTGTGCCTGGTCGCGGCGGTGCTGGTGCTGACGCTGGCCCCGGATCCGCCCCGACCGCAGCGGCCTGCCGGTGCGGAGCCGGAGCGTTCCCCGTACCGGACGTCCGTGCTGTGGCGGGTGCACGGCGCCAGCGCACTGCTGGTCGTCTCGCAGTTCGCGGTGTCGGCGTTCGGCACCGAGTACCTGGTCCGGGAGCAGGGCTGGAACGTCGCCGCGGCGGGCGCCTTCGTCGCGTGCGGCCAGGTCGCCGGGGCCGCCGGGCGGATCGCGACCGGGGCCTGGTCGGACCGAGTCAGGTCGCGGCTGCGCCCGATGCGCCAGGTCGCGGTGGCCGCGACCCTGGTGCTGCTGCTGTTCGCCCTCGGCGACGCCGTCGCCGGGTGGCTGGCGGTGACGATGCTGGCCGTCGGAGCGGTCGTCACCGTCGCCCCGAACGGCCTGGCGTTCACCAGCACCGCCGAGATCGCCGGCCCGGCCTGGTCCGGGCGTGCGCTGGGCGTGCAGAACACGGGGCAGAACGCCGTCGCCTCGGTCGTCCCCGCCGCCCTGGGACTGCTGGTCGGCACGACCGGCTACGCGGCGGCCTTCGCGATCGCCGCGGTCGCGCCGCTGGCCGCGGTGCTGGTCACCCCGGTCCGCGAGGAGCGACGGCGTCAGGGCGACGACGTGTAG
- a CDS encoding MBL fold metallo-hydrolase, with translation MTIQLRGPVTVERITELDDWPFGVREMFPAHPSDGPISLVIATHLVRTPDLTVLVDAGNGDGRHRPGLPAHHLLDAGYAARLAARVAPEEIDVVVCSHLHPDHCGGLTTADARPAFPGARHLVSRTELAWLGAVHRSAPGSGVAEGLARTWEDSVAPVLDAGLVDPVGDGVDVDLGHEVRLRVAPGHTPGHLVVEIGPPDGPEVVIGGDVLHHPLQFDDLDLAQAGDADPARAARTRRDLCERLARSGGLLLPSHFTPGRVRRAGDGFAYTSSP, from the coding sequence GTGACCATCCAGCTGCGCGGACCCGTGACGGTCGAGCGGATCACCGAGCTCGACGACTGGCCCTTCGGCGTCCGCGAGATGTTCCCGGCCCACCCCTCGGACGGGCCGATCTCCCTGGTGATCGCCACCCACCTCGTCCGCACCCCGGACCTGACCGTCCTCGTCGATGCCGGCAACGGCGACGGCCGGCACCGCCCCGGCCTGCCCGCCCACCATCTGCTCGACGCCGGGTACGCGGCCCGGCTCGCCGCACGGGTCGCGCCCGAGGAGATCGATGTCGTCGTCTGCTCCCACCTGCACCCGGACCACTGCGGCGGGCTGACCACCGCCGACGCCCGCCCCGCCTTCCCCGGGGCGCGGCACCTGGTGTCCCGGACCGAGCTGGCGTGGCTGGGTGCGGTGCACCGCTCGGCCCCCGGCTCCGGCGTCGCCGAGGGACTGGCCCGGACCTGGGAGGACAGCGTCGCGCCGGTCCTGGACGCGGGTCTGGTCGACCCGGTCGGCGACGGCGTCGATGTCGATCTCGGTCACGAGGTGCGGCTGCGTGTCGCGCCCGGGCACACCCCCGGCCACCTCGTCGTCGAGATCGGGCCGCCCGATGGGCCGGAGGTGGTGATCGGGGGCGACGTCCTGCACCACCCGCTGCAGTTCGACGACCTCGACCTCGCGCAGGCGGGCGACGCCGATCCGGCCCGTGCCGCCCGTACCCGACGCGACCTGTGCGAGCGCCTCGCCCGCTCCGGCGGGCTGCTGCTGCCGTCGCACTTCACCCCCGGCCGTGTCCGGCGGGCCGGGGACGGTTTCGCCTACACGTCGTCGCCCTGA
- a CDS encoding helix-turn-helix domain-containing protein has protein sequence MGVVTALGEFLAARRARLDPDAFGLPTTGARRVPGLRREELAGLAGVSPSYYTRLEQGHSRGASPAVLDAIARVLALDKGERAHLHRIAATAARPVPLRSAPPECIDARTADLLAAMPDVPAFVLGRSGDVLAWNPLGHALLAAHLDPLSPACPRHRPNLVAMAVLDPHVRALYADPVARTRALVAALRLAAGRRPDDARLSALVGDLSVRSDEFARLWADHRAHPCAQERHTLRHPLVGELTLDHQVLDVGRTPDRTVLVLTAPPGSPDSDALGLLGRQVSG, from the coding sequence ATGGGGGTCGTGACGGCTCTCGGTGAGTTCCTGGCGGCGCGACGGGCACGGCTCGATCCCGACGCGTTCGGGCTGCCGACGACCGGCGCGCGGCGGGTCCCCGGGCTCCGCCGGGAGGAGCTGGCCGGTCTCGCCGGGGTCAGCCCGTCGTACTACACACGGCTCGAACAGGGACACTCCCGCGGTGCCTCCCCCGCGGTGCTCGACGCCATCGCCCGGGTGCTGGCCCTGGACAAGGGCGAGCGGGCCCACCTGCACCGGATCGCCGCGACGGCGGCCCGCCCCGTCCCGCTGCGCAGCGCACCGCCCGAGTGCATCGACGCCCGTACCGCCGACCTGCTGGCCGCCATGCCGGACGTGCCCGCGTTCGTCCTCGGCCGGTCCGGGGACGTGCTGGCCTGGAACCCGCTCGGGCACGCGCTACTCGCGGCGCACCTGGATCCACTCTCCCCGGCCTGCCCGCGGCACCGCCCGAACCTGGTCGCGATGGCGGTGCTGGACCCGCACGTGCGGGCCCTCTACGCCGATCCGGTCGCCCGCACCCGCGCCCTGGTGGCCGCCCTGCGCCTGGCGGCCGGGCGCCGTCCCGACGACGCGCGGCTGTCCGCGCTGGTCGGGGACCTGTCCGTGCGCAGCGACGAGTTCGCCCGGCTGTGGGCCGACCACCGGGCGCACCCCTGCGCACAGGAACGGCACACGCTGCGACACCCGCTGGTCGGCGAGCTGACACTCGACCACCAGGTGCTCGACGTCGGCCGGACGCCCGACCGGACGGTGCTGGTGCTGACCGCACCGCCCGGCAGCCCGGACAGCGACGCGCTCGGGCTGCTGGGGCGGCAGGTCAGCGGGTGA
- a CDS encoding adenylosuccinate synthase, translated as MPAIVLIGAQWGDEGKGKATDLLGGQFGWVVRYQGGNNAGHTVVTPDGRDFALKLIPSGILSPGVKNVIGNGVVVNPEALIEEKAGLERRGVDTSGLLISADSHLIMPYHVAIDRVTERYLGKAKIGTTGRGIGPAYQDKVARVGVRAADLLDEKILHQKVEAALELKNQILVKVYNRRSLDFNEVVDTVLEQSKEFADKIVDTRLLLNEALERGETLLLEGSQGTLLDVDHGTYPFVTSSNPTAGGASVGSGIGPNKITRVIGILKAYTTRVGSGPFPTELHDEMGEFLRKTGGEVGVNTGRARRCGWFDAVIGRYAVRVNGITDLFLTKLDVLSGLESVPICVGYEVDGHRVDEMPMTQTGFHHAVPVYEEMPGWVEDLSAARTWEDLPATAQAYVARIEELTGAPVSAIGVGPGRDQTITR; from the coding sequence ATGCCCGCAATCGTGTTGATCGGCGCCCAGTGGGGCGACGAGGGCAAGGGCAAGGCGACGGACCTGCTGGGCGGACAGTTCGGCTGGGTCGTCCGCTACCAGGGCGGCAACAACGCCGGCCACACCGTCGTCACGCCGGACGGTCGCGACTTCGCGCTGAAGCTCATCCCGTCCGGGATCCTGTCCCCGGGCGTGAAGAACGTGATCGGCAACGGGGTCGTCGTGAACCCCGAGGCGCTGATCGAGGAGAAGGCGGGCCTGGAGCGGCGCGGCGTCGACACCTCCGGCCTGCTGATCTCGGCCGACTCGCACCTGATCATGCCGTACCACGTGGCGATCGACCGCGTCACCGAACGCTACCTGGGCAAGGCCAAGATCGGCACCACCGGTCGCGGCATCGGCCCGGCGTACCAGGACAAGGTCGCCAGGGTCGGCGTCCGCGCCGCGGACCTGCTCGACGAGAAGATCCTGCACCAGAAGGTCGAGGCCGCGCTCGAGCTGAAGAACCAGATCCTGGTCAAGGTCTACAACCGGCGCTCGCTGGACTTCAACGAGGTCGTCGACACCGTCCTGGAGCAGTCGAAGGAGTTCGCCGACAAGATCGTCGACACCCGGCTGCTCCTGAACGAGGCCCTGGAGCGCGGCGAGACGCTGCTGCTGGAGGGGTCGCAGGGCACCCTGCTCGACGTCGACCACGGCACCTACCCCTTCGTGACCAGCTCGAACCCGACCGCGGGCGGCGCGTCGGTCGGGTCCGGCATCGGCCCGAACAAGATCACCCGCGTGATCGGGATCCTGAAGGCCTACACCACCCGCGTCGGCTCCGGCCCGTTCCCGACCGAGCTGCACGACGAGATGGGTGAGTTCCTCCGCAAGACCGGCGGCGAGGTCGGTGTGAACACCGGCCGTGCGCGGCGCTGCGGCTGGTTCGACGCCGTCATCGGGCGCTACGCGGTGCGGGTCAACGGCATCACCGACCTCTTCCTCACCAAGCTGGACGTGCTGTCCGGGCTGGAGTCGGTGCCGATCTGCGTCGGCTACGAGGTCGACGGCCACCGCGTCGACGAGATGCCGATGACCCAGACCGGCTTCCACCACGCCGTCCCGGTCTACGAGGAGATGCCCGGCTGGGTCGAGGACCTGTCCGCCGCCCGCACCTGGGAGGACCTGCCGGCCACCGCCCAGGCCTACGTGGCGCGGATCGAGGAGCTCACCGGCGCGCCGGTGTCCGCGATCGGCGTCGGGCCCGGGCGGGACCAGACGATCACCCGCTGA
- a CDS encoding WXG100 family type VII secretion target — protein sequence MPLPRCYNYEAFDIATKSAWILGKPGAEATRQTADSLRSLVDDMAATKQTLDRGMADLGISWQGPAAQAAQESLDRTATGVDGTATVAQNGADRMLDHGSAFERMRGQVRFMDPAEFSWIQRAGDNISEAWQSLQGRGTDHVTIAEHNQINDEIANRALQQYESETSAIDDRFTTEAAAAPPAGSTPGATSGGGGASGPQPGVSVGANVPAPPGGGSGPAPGPAGIGPPPGGAASPAPPVGGAGGGSVGVSGGGAGPGAGYSPVVPLPNGPASSAGGGGVPAPGLRTPPAPDRTRIPPRTPVPDAARTREDLARRFGDQVRRQQLVRPVTEPRPGGTGSYGGGTGAGRGGYGSPFGDSRGTARLPGASAEPHSPGSRVGSGTAWGTEPRTTGPRSGGATDSWTGSRAAEARGGAGYGPMAGGVPGGRADGQDHRNRYVVPTDEVFDVGVTATDAVLAPEDPGR from the coding sequence GCCACGAAGTCGGCATGGATCCTCGGCAAACCGGGCGCCGAGGCGACCCGGCAGACAGCGGACAGCCTGCGTTCCCTCGTCGACGACATGGCGGCGACCAAGCAGACCCTCGACCGCGGAATGGCCGACCTCGGCATCTCGTGGCAGGGCCCGGCCGCCCAGGCGGCCCAGGAATCCCTGGATCGCACCGCGACCGGCGTCGACGGCACCGCGACCGTCGCCCAGAACGGCGCCGACCGCATGCTCGACCACGGCAGCGCGTTCGAGCGCATGCGCGGTCAGGTCCGGTTCATGGACCCGGCCGAGTTCTCCTGGATCCAGCGCGCGGGCGACAACATCAGCGAGGCCTGGCAGTCCCTCCAGGGCCGGGGCACCGACCACGTCACCATCGCCGAGCACAACCAGATCAACGACGAGATCGCGAACCGCGCGCTCCAGCAGTACGAGTCCGAGACCTCGGCCATCGACGACCGCTTCACCACCGAGGCCGCCGCCGCGCCCCCGGCCGGGTCGACGCCGGGCGCGACGTCCGGGGGCGGCGGAGCGTCGGGGCCGCAGCCCGGCGTCTCCGTCGGCGCGAACGTCCCCGCCCCTCCGGGCGGCGGCTCCGGTCCGGCGCCGGGACCGGCCGGCATCGGGCCTCCCCCGGGTGGGGCGGCGTCCCCTGCCCCGCCGGTCGGCGGCGCAGGCGGAGGCTCCGTGGGCGTGTCGGGTGGCGGTGCCGGACCCGGTGCCGGGTACTCGCCCGTCGTCCCGCTGCCGAACGGACCGGCGTCGAGCGCCGGCGGAGGGGGTGTCCCAGCCCCGGGTCTCCGCACCCCGCCCGCTCCGGACCGCACGCGGATCCCGCCCCGGACCCCGGTGCCGGATGCCGCCCGTACCCGCGAGGACCTCGCACGCCGGTTCGGTGACCAGGTCCGGCGGCAGCAGCTCGTCCGGCCCGTCACGGAGCCCCGACCCGGCGGGACCGGCTCCTACGGTGGCGGCACCGGAGCGGGCCGGGGCGGCTACGGCTCCCCGTTCGGCGACTCCCGCGGCACCGCGCGGCTGCCGGGGGCGTCGGCCGAGCCGCACTCGCCGGGGAGCCGTGTGGGGTCCGGGACGGCGTGGGGCACCGAGCCCCGTACCACCGGCCCGCGGAGCGGCGGTGCGACCGACTCGTGGACCGGCAGCCGGGCGGCGGAGGCACGGGGTGGCGCCGGCTACGGCCCGATGGCCGGTGGCGTCCCGGGAGGTCGTGCGGACGGGCAGGACCACCGCAACCGCTACGTCGTCCCCACCGACGAGGTGTTCGACGTCGGTGTCACCGCGACCGACGCCGTCCTCGCCCCCGAGGACCCCGGCCGCTGA